Proteins encoded in a region of the Streptomyces liliiviolaceus genome:
- a CDS encoding TetR/AcrR family transcriptional regulator, protein MTKAQAATRPATSRNYPKGERRRAQIIKAALTAFGQVGYRHASTVQLAAACGVSRAGLLHHFPTKESLLEAVLEERELQDDQHFFRTDGDPIDGLEYFASMIRLVAHNQANPLVVSLFAVLSSEATTADHPARPYFAARYERARSQMTQAVEDLAARDLLHSHVAPSGLAVSLIALIDGLQVQWLLSPDTIDMPEHLRSMLRNVISVELPG, encoded by the coding sequence ATGACTAAGGCTCAAGCGGCGACGCGGCCGGCGACCTCACGCAACTACCCCAAGGGCGAGCGGCGGCGGGCGCAGATCATCAAGGCCGCGCTCACCGCGTTCGGGCAGGTCGGCTACCGCCACGCGAGCACGGTCCAGCTCGCCGCGGCGTGCGGTGTCTCCCGGGCCGGTCTCCTGCACCACTTCCCGACGAAGGAGTCCTTGCTCGAAGCGGTCCTGGAGGAGCGCGAGCTCCAGGACGACCAGCACTTCTTCCGCACCGACGGCGACCCCATCGACGGACTGGAGTACTTCGCCAGCATGATCCGCCTGGTCGCCCACAACCAGGCGAACCCCCTCGTCGTGAGCCTCTTCGCGGTCCTGTCCAGCGAAGCGACCACCGCGGACCATCCGGCGCGTCCGTACTTCGCCGCCCGCTACGAGCGCGCACGCAGCCAGATGACCCAGGCCGTCGAGGATCTCGCCGCCCGTGATCTGCTGCACTCCCATGTGGCCCCGTCGGGACTGGCGGTGAGCCTCATCGCCCTGATCGACGGCCTCCAGGTCCAATGGCTCCTCAGCCCGGACACCATCGACATGCCCGAACACCTCCGGAGCATGCTGCGCAACGTGATCAGCGTCGAACTGCCCGGTTGA
- a CDS encoding VOC family protein — MGLEWEQLVVDAADPVALGRWWCEALGWTVVNDSPEEYEIRPRPDRLPGLLFGSAPDKKTVKNRLHLDFRPDDRDAEVERLLALGARHADVGQRGDEPWVVLADPEGNEFCVLGERSGG; from the coding sequence ATGGGACTTGAATGGGAGCAGCTCGTCGTCGACGCCGCCGACCCGGTGGCCCTGGGCCGTTGGTGGTGCGAGGCACTCGGCTGGACCGTGGTGAACGACTCCCCCGAGGAGTACGAGATCAGGCCGCGGCCCGACCGGCTGCCCGGTCTGCTCTTCGGGTCCGCGCCGGACAAAAAGACCGTCAAGAACCGCCTCCACCTGGACTTCCGCCCCGACGACCGGGACGCGGAGGTCGAACGCCTGCTGGCCCTCGGCGCCCGCCACGCGGACGTAGGTCAGCGGGGGGACGAGCCATGGGTGGTCCTTGCGGACCCTGAGGGCAATGAGTTCTGTGTGCTGGGGGAGCGGTCCGGGGGCTAG
- a CDS encoding sugar phosphate isomerase/epimerase family protein produces MSTPQLSLQLYSVRHALEADQDATLARIAGLGLSQVEVFGFVRRAGELSGALDRHGLRARTGHAELLSTQRSDGAGVPSLDDTFAAAERIGLDLVIDPFVPAARWTDEKEIARTAALLNEAADRAAEHGLRVGYHNHSQEFVHTVQGTSAFEYFVSLLDPGVDLEIDLYWASAGGKDVVGLLERLGTRVKALHVKDGAIIDDPFFSGEPFDPADTGQVAPGRGQVPIDEALAAAAHAEFAIIEFDHYDGDVFEGIEAGVRYLAEKGIA; encoded by the coding sequence ATGTCCACGCCACAGCTGTCGCTCCAGCTCTACTCCGTCCGCCATGCCCTGGAAGCCGACCAGGACGCCACCCTCGCCAGGATCGCCGGGCTCGGGCTGAGCCAGGTGGAGGTGTTCGGCTTCGTACGCCGCGCCGGGGAACTGTCCGGGGCGCTGGACCGCCACGGGCTGAGGGCCCGCACCGGGCACGCCGAGCTGCTGTCCACGCAGCGCTCCGACGGTGCCGGTGTCCCGTCGCTCGACGACACCTTCGCCGCGGCCGAGCGCATCGGCCTCGACCTGGTCATCGACCCGTTCGTGCCCGCGGCCCGGTGGACCGACGAGAAGGAGATCGCCCGCACCGCCGCGCTCCTGAACGAAGCGGCGGACCGCGCGGCCGAACACGGGCTGCGCGTGGGTTACCACAACCACTCCCAGGAGTTCGTCCACACCGTCCAAGGCACCAGCGCCTTCGAGTACTTCGTGAGTCTCCTCGATCCCGGCGTGGACCTGGAGATAGACCTGTACTGGGCCTCCGCGGGCGGCAAGGACGTGGTCGGACTGCTCGAACGCCTGGGTACGCGGGTGAAGGCCCTGCACGTCAAGGACGGTGCGATCATCGACGACCCGTTCTTCTCCGGGGAGCCGTTCGATCCCGCCGACACCGGGCAGGTCGCCCCCGGCCGGGGACAGGTGCCGATCGACGAGGCGCTGGCCGCCGCCGCGCACGCCGAGTTCGCCATCATCGAATTCGACCACTACGACGGTGACGTCTTCGAGGGCATCGAGGCCGGCGTCCGCTACCTGGCCGAGAAGGGCATCGCCTGA